Below is a genomic region from Cyprinus carpio isolate SPL01 chromosome B6, ASM1834038v1, whole genome shotgun sequence.
gttattttgtggctTTTGATATGTCTTTGGGAACAGTGAGTTCATGTCTGTCTGGAAACTCTATCATTGTGTAACCAAACAGTCAATACAGGTATTGGGCCATGCTTTAGTGTTTAGGACAGGCATGTCCAGGGATCCCTCAGATTTAGGGTTATCAGAGGCCAAAGTCTCTTCTAATACTTTGAAGTGCTATGTGTTTCGTCAGCAAACCTGTGACTGGAGTTCAGTTGGTATTCTAGGACAGGTGTGTCCCAGCAGTAGTACATTCTGCTCAAAAATAGCATCTGATTTTGCTCCTCAACACATCTACGCATATCTCTGATCCGCAAGCTCTTAATGACGTTTTGGGCTTGGCGAGGGTCACCACTCATGTCAAGTGACTTTGTTCAAAGATGACAGTTGCGTGAACATTCCTTCTgttatgaacaaacataaaaGAATGCATTTCTACTCACATTGCTGACATGGGTGAAATTGTACCTGTCACTCAAGTATTTGCTGTTAATTTTAGGCTCTGCTATCCTACTCGTCCAGTTTTGGAGACACAACCCATTAGGTGTGGTCTAGGGTTAAAAAGACTTGGCAGCTCACTGTTTACTCATTTCGCTGTTTCTGGTCGTTCACAGTTCACACTGTCATGTCGACCTACCAAGAGTTCATCCAACAGAACGAAGATCGAGATGGAGTACGCTGCAGTTGGAACCTCTGGCCTTCCAGCCGCCTGGAGGCCACACGGCTAGTGGTTCCTGTTTCCTGCCTCTACACTCCGCTCAAAGAGAGACCGGACCTGCCTCCGGTTCAGTACGAGCCGGTACTGTGCAGCCGGGCCAACTGTAAAGCCGTGCTCAACCCACTCTGGTAAGGACTGAATCACATTTCCAAGCAGTGTTGAGTTCTGTGTGTTTGAACAGCGTGTGGTCAGTGTAGATTAATATCATGATGATATTTGATTTGCATATCTGAATTATTGATTAGTTGGTGGACTGGAATGCATTTTGATTATCAGCTTACACTTAAGAACAGTTAAttcctttttattaaattaaacattggtGTCCTTAATCATATTGCTGTTGCTGTcattatataaacacaataacGCGGGTTTAGAGGGTTTTAGGTGAAGCTGATTTTGCCTGGTTTGGATGTTGACCTTTTATGTTAGGGTTAGTAAAATAGTGTTTTGCTCAAGTGGAGGTTTGGTCTTTGCCTCTAGATTTCCACAGACTTGCTAATTACATTATTTCAgatctttttaaatgttaaaagagtCTATACAGTGTTACTTTCCAACATTATCATTGCTATGTTAATTAGATCAGGTTAGTTAACTGCTAATTGTTTCCTTCAACCGCTGTGACTAAAAGCAAGATGATTGTTTCTCTTTGAGTGCTAATGACTTGCATTAGAAAAGGCTTTGTCATTGACAAGTTTAGCAACTTTAACACTTGATTTCCTTTTGTAGTCAAGTGGACTTCAGAGCTAAGATATGGGCCTGCAACTTCTGCTTCCAGAGGAACTCTGTGAGTATACATTACTGAAACTCATTCTCAGTCTTGGTTTTCTAACGTCTATCACACCTTTCACTGTGAGTAAATATTCATCTATTTCTTCACAGTTTCCTCCATCATACGCTGGCATTTCAGAAGTGAATCAGCCTGCAGAACTAATGCCTCAGTTCTCCACCATTGAGTACATAGTGCAggtaaatttacatttactctGTGTACTCTGTTCTGTACATAGACATACTTAACTGCACAAACATATAGATTAACTGTAACTCCTTTAGCTCACAGATAGCTGCTTGTGTCATGAAGCTAGTGTTCaatgtgttttaaaaagtgacaggatttttaaatagtttttcttgAAATGTAAAAGTCTGTATACACTTCAATAAatacttcaataaataaaaagttcaaagaacagaattgatttgaaatacaaaatcttttgtaacattatgagtGTCCTTACTgaaacttttcatttttctttaaaacatctcactccattaatgtatatattactatttaaaatgtattagaataaataaatgaattaaatacagtatgtaatatTTGAATTACCATTATGTAACCTGATTTATTTCTCTTCAGCGTGGACCTCCAACCCCTCTCATCTTCCTGTATGTGGTGGACACATGTCTGGAGGAGGAAGACCTCCAGGCCCTGAAAGAATCCCTTCAGATGTCTCTGAGTCTGTTGCCACCTAATGCCCTGGTGGGTCTCATCACCTTCGGCCGCATGATTCAGATCCATGAGCTGAGCTGCGAAGGTATCGCCAAGAGCTACGTCTTCCGCGGCACAAAAGAGCTCACGCCCAAACAGATACAGGTCAGTGATTGCGTTTTGATTTACCATTCCTAAATCTATAAAATAGCCAATAAGCGACCATGTAAAGCAGAGTTTTCAGTTACATTTATCAGGTGTGTCATCTGTTTGCAGGAGATGCTGGGACTGATGAAGCCAGCCACCTCTGGACAGCAAGGCAAACCACTGGCCCCTCATGACGCTGCTGCTGCTTCTTGCATGTATGAGATGGTCATCCGTCACTCTCCTTATCATGCACATTAGAAGTGAACAGAGGCTTTTACATAAGAGTCTCAAGAAAATGATTTACTTGAAGGCCGTTGTGCTTATTTGCTATTTTCTTTGCACCTGTTTTAGATTTCTGCAGCCTGTGCAAGCAGTAGACATGAACCTGACCGACCTTCTGGGGGAGTTGCAGAGAGACCCCTGGCCTGTTCCTCAGGGGAAGAGACCTCTCCGTTCCACGGGCATCGCCCTTTCTATTGCTATTGGACTACTGGAGGTATAGCCAGGACGTTATTCATTTAAAAGCTCATCTTTTATGGCATAAAATTTGACCAAAGAGAGATAGGAGAGAATTTAAAAAGCTGGATGAATGGATAAAACTCACTCATGAAAAAATGCACAGTTTTGCTGTTGCATGTGTTCAGTACCCTGAGTATTCCTGCAGAGATTTTTCTCCTTTCATTATAACTCTGGTCTGGCTGTGAGTTCAAATTGGCAACGTGTCCGAAATGCTGGCTGTGAGATTCAAAGTCCACTTCAGTTGTCATGTCATATCAGAACAGTTGTACCTAGTACTCGAGCCAGTCATTACTCTTACATAACTCTCAAGATAGGAAACAGACTACCTACTGCACTCTTGAGTTTGTTTGATAATAAGTCTAGCATGGCTGATTTAACTTAAGCCTGCATTATTTCCTTTAAAAGGCACCAATAAAGTTTGTAATATGAtagaaaaaatactaaaacatacaCTTTGACAATGAACTAAATCAAGTTTTTCGCATTTTATTCATTGTCTCTCTGTCATTCTATTTGTAGGGCACTTTCCCTAACACAGGGGCCCGTGTGATGCTGTTCACTGGTGGCCCCCCAACACAGGGGCCCGGCATGGTGGTGGGAGATGAACTGAAGACCCCCATCCGCTCCTGGCACGACATCCAGAAAGACAACGCTCGCCATCTGAAGAAGGCCACTAAGGTGATTACAGATTTTAGTTATAACGATCTGTTGATGAATTCTTTACGTTTATGATTTTCCGGTTTAATTTGTGAAAGGCTAATTAAGAACTTCTTTTGATGTGTATGTAGTATTACGAGGCTCTGGCAAACCGTGCAGCAGTAAACGGACACAGCGTCGACATCTACGCCTGTGCGCTGGATCAGACGGGACTGCTAGAGATGAAATGTCTATCCAACCTCACAGGGTATCTACACAATATCAACGTCTTGTTTCTTTGACGCCAAGTAATTCAAGTGAAATATGATACATTTCCAAAATATTTCTTGTTCTGTTTTAGGGGCCACATTGTCATGGGCGATTCCTTCAACACGTCACTTTTCAAGCAGACCTTCCAAAGAGTCTTCAGCAAAGACTACAATGGAGAGTTTCGCATGGCTTTTGGTGGTACTTTGGAAGTGAAGGTAAAAGAGTTGGACTTCAAATACCTTGCAATATCctgccaaccccaaacttttgaacagtagttgtAAATCATGACATTACCCATCTTCTCAGACCTCAAGAGAGCTGAAGATATCTGGTGCGATCGGGCCATGTGTGTCTCTCAACACCAAAGGACCCTGTGTTTCAGACAATGTAAGTCCCAAGCATGTAACTTCCCATTTCATGCCCGCTTCTGCAATGGATTCCAAACAGGACTTCACACATCTGGACACATATGTGAGAATGTCTCGTTTTTTTCACAGGAAATGGGTGTTGGAGGAACATGTCAGTGGAAGATTTGTAGTCTCACACCTGCCACCACCTTGGCCATGTATTTTGAAGTAGTAAATCAggtatattgttatataattataatttctattGTATATGCAGTTGGGTGTGAGAGCTTATATTTACATTGATGTATCAATGACACTGGTATGTTATATTTTCGTAGCACAACGCCCCAGTTCCTCAAGGTGGAAGAGGAGCTGTCCAGTTTGTTACACAGTACCAGCATTCAAACACACAGCGGCGGATCCGTGTCACCACCATTGCCAGGAAGTGAGTCTTAGCTTCAGCTTTCAACCAGTCGATATCATATTAAAATCAAGGCCTTGGTTGGTTCTTTTCATTCATAAGATTCTCCTTTGTTAATATCAACTTTGATGTGGTACAAAAAGGTTATCTAAAGTCAACATATCTCATGTTTCCATGTGCTATTTGTGTTTGCGGTAGCTCAAAATAGATTTAGCTGCGTAAATATGTGTAGTTTAAGCCCTGAGTAGCTCTTCAGTAGTCAAATTCTTGAGTGTTCAATTTGTGCGTCATTTGTTCTCGACAAACCGGTTCTTTCTGTTGTCACACCTAGTTGGGCTGACGCACAGTCCCAGATCCAGCATATCGAGTCGTCATTTGATCAGGAGGCCTCTGCCGTTCTCATGGCCCGGCTCGGCGTTTTCAGGGCGGAGTCAGAGGAAGGGCCTGACGTTCTCCGCTGGCTAGACAGGCAGCTCATTCGCTTGGTGAGTATCACAGCTATTCAGAAGCAAATGTAGGTCAATGCCTCCATTCAGAAGAGGCAATAATGCAAATCATTGAACcattatcattataataatgACGTAGAAGTTGCGTCAAACTCaacttttgtgtttgttgtttggtttCAGTGTCAGAAGTTTGGCCAGTTCAATAAAGATGATCAAAACTCCTTCAGACTGTCTGAATCTCTCTCACTGTACCCACAGGTAAAACATAAACTCTTATATTTGTGATaggttataatacatttttacattatggtGTTTATATTCTAATATGTTATAGATGATGGTGTCAAAGTGCATATctaatctatatttttattgcattatttatgttttatctttttgagTGAGCTGCCAGAAGTACTAAAACAAAAGACCTTTCAAATTAAGAGTCATggtgtatttataattaaaatgagtCCTACATTATGCACAAATGTAGCAAAAATTATGCCTAAATACCCAACATTTAATTCATAGTAAAATCTTGTAGCCTGTTTAATAATCACATCAGCAAAATCCTATATTTTGggtttaattgcatttattgatATATTAGTACATATCAAAGTCAGTACATAAGTATATATTGAATAAATCATGCCTTGAATAGTTCAAACTTGCAGTTACACTGTTTTGCAATTGAATGTGTGCctgtttaaatacataaatgatgcATGATTTATTTTGAGGTTGTACTGTATGATTAAAAACCTGTATGAGAATATCACATTTCCGAAATTAATACTCGTCTATTTTCTTAACAGTTCATGTTCCACTTGAGGAGATCCCCATTCCTGCAGGTGTTCAATAACAGTCCGGATGAGTCGTCCTACTACAGGCATCATTTCGTGCGTCAGGATCTGACGCAGTCGCTCATAATGATACAGCCCATCCTCTACTCCTACTCTTTCTACGGCCCTCCAGAGGTGATTTGAGACCCGTCCATGCAACATTATAATACGGAATGTTATGTAATTCAGCTTGTACTCATCTAGTATTTGTCTGGTTTTGTAGCCCGTTCTCCTGGACAGCAGCAGCATCCTTCCTGATCGCATTCTGTTGATGGACACCTTCTTCCAGTTGGTGATTTACCACGGAGAGGTACGAATCAAGTGCTTTGttgcagctcactagattttggatcagaactgttattttcatcGGTTCCTCAAATGTGAAATGGTGTTT
It encodes:
- the LOC109048572 gene encoding protein transport protein Sec23A-like, with product MSTYQEFIQQNEDRDGVRCSWNLWPSSRLEATRLVVPVSCLYTPLKERPDLPPVQYEPVLCSRANCKAVLNPLCQVDFRAKIWACNFCFQRNSFPPSYAGISEVNQPAELMPQFSTIEYIVQRGPPTPLIFLYVVDTCLEEEDLQALKESLQMSLSLLPPNALVGLITFGRMIQIHELSCEGIAKSYVFRGTKELTPKQIQEMLGLMKPATSGQQGKPLAPHDAAAASCIFLQPVQAVDMNLTDLLGELQRDPWPVPQGKRPLRSTGIALSIAIGLLEGTFPNTGARVMLFTGGPPTQGPGMVVGDELKTPIRSWHDIQKDNARHLKKATKYYEALANRAAVNGHSVDIYACALDQTGLLEMKCLSNLTGGHIVMGDSFNTSLFKQTFQRVFSKDYNGEFRMAFGGTLEVKTSRELKISGAIGPCVSLNTKGPCVSDNEMGVGGTCQWKICSLTPATTLAMYFEVVNQHNAPVPQGGRGAVQFVTQYQHSNTQRRIRVTTIARNWADAQSQIQHIESSFDQEASAVLMARLGVFRAESEEGPDVLRWLDRQLIRLCQKFGQFNKDDQNSFRLSESLSLYPQFMFHLRRSPFLQVFNNSPDESSYYRHHFVRQDLTQSLIMIQPILYSYSFYGPPEPVLLDSSSILPDRILLMDTFFQLVIYHGETIAQWRKAGYQEMAEYENFKQLLQAPLDDAQEILQTRFPMPRYIDTEHGGSQARFLLSKVNPSQTHNNLYAWGQESGAPILTDDVSLQVFMDHLKKLAVSSAA